The Camelina sativa cultivar DH55 chromosome 14, Cs, whole genome shotgun sequence genome includes a window with the following:
- the LOC104741414 gene encoding uncharacterized protein LOC104741414: protein METITEYLERSMQNCSLSNQRRSIGDGFGMTDEHIPISDRFLDLNSHFSVPSHLEQCLDLKTGEVYYRNWNDGMRVKEEDPRKLARSNNVDQSSGESYGTVFSSEEGSSYYESQESSSDSSPSSRKYRKDDEEEEEEEDVLVVAGCKACFMYYMVPKLSKDCPKCATQLLHFDQPHSSFP, encoded by the exons ATGGAGACGATAACAGAGTATCTGGAGAGATCGATGCAGAATTGTTCACTGAGTAATCAGAGAAGAAGTATTGGAGATGGGTTTGGTATGACAGACGAACATATCCCCATCTCAGATAGATTCTTGGACCTCAATTCTCACTTCTCTGTTCCTTCTCATTTGGAACAGTGTCTTGATCTCAAG ACAGGAGAGGTTTACTACAGAAACTGGAATGATGGAATGAgagtgaaggaagaagatcctaGGAAATTGGCGAGAAGCAACAATGTAGATCAATCCAGTGGAGAATCGTATGGAACTGTGTTTTCATCAGAAGAAGGTAGTTCGTATTATGAAAGCCAGGAGTCTTCATCGGATTCGTCTCCTTCATCGAGGAAATATCgaaaagacgatgaagaagaagaagaagaagaagatgttcttGTGGTAGCTGGTTGCAAAGCTTGTTTCATGTATTACATGGTACCTAAACTCTCAAAGGATTGCCCCAAATGTGCAACTCAGCTTCTCCACTTTGATCAACCTCACTCTTCTTTTCCTTGA